The following coding sequences lie in one Capnocytophaga stomatis genomic window:
- a CDS encoding pyridoxal phosphate-dependent aminotransferase encodes MNVSKLAQNLIGSEIVKIGNEVNDLKAKGEKITNLTIGDLDSNIYPIPDELKEGIQQAYADNLTNYPPASGILPLRENVSKDLKQRYALEYSAKDILIAGGSRPLIYATFKTIVDEGDKVIYPVPSWNNNHYSYLNSAQKVELEVKPENNFLPTAEELRPHLKDAVLLALCSPLNPTGTMFSEHQLREICELIVEENRKRGADEKPLYLMYDQIYAMLTFGEKHFNPVSLVPEMKPYTIFIDGSSKCFAATGVRVGWAFGPSEIIGKMAALLTHVGAWAPKPEQQAMAQFLTDTKAVDTFVNDFKGKIKHSLETLHEGIQALKQKGYAVESIRPMGALYLTIQLDYVGKTTPKGEKLNDTTDLVFYLIKEAGMALVPFSAFGNSRTMPWFRASAGGCSLQDIKDVLPRLEKALSELK; translated from the coding sequence ATGAACGTATCAAAATTAGCACAGAATTTAATTGGTTCTGAGATTGTAAAGATTGGAAATGAAGTAAACGATCTCAAAGCCAAAGGCGAAAAAATCACAAATTTAACTATTGGCGATTTGGATTCGAATATTTATCCCATTCCTGATGAGCTTAAAGAGGGGATTCAACAAGCGTATGCCGACAATCTTACGAACTATCCGCCGGCAAGTGGTATCCTTCCGCTTCGGGAAAATGTTTCAAAAGACCTCAAACAACGTTACGCATTGGAGTACTCGGCGAAAGATATTCTTATCGCAGGAGGTTCGCGTCCGTTGATTTACGCAACCTTTAAAACTATTGTAGATGAGGGCGATAAAGTGATTTATCCTGTACCTTCGTGGAACAACAATCACTATTCGTATTTGAATTCTGCTCAGAAAGTAGAACTGGAAGTTAAGCCTGAAAACAACTTCTTACCTACGGCGGAAGAGCTACGTCCGCACCTGAAAGATGCCGTTCTGTTAGCACTTTGTTCGCCACTTAATCCGACAGGAACGATGTTTTCCGAGCATCAACTCAGAGAAATTTGCGAACTTATTGTGGAAGAAAACCGCAAACGTGGAGCAGACGAAAAGCCCCTTTACTTGATGTATGACCAAATTTATGCGATGCTTACCTTTGGAGAAAAACACTTTAATCCGGTGAGTTTAGTCCCTGAAATGAAGCCTTATACGATATTTATCGATGGTTCTTCCAAATGTTTTGCGGCTACGGGCGTTCGCGTGGGCTGGGCTTTTGGTCCTTCGGAAATCATCGGTAAAATGGCGGCTCTACTTACGCACGTTGGGGCGTGGGCTCCGAAACCCGAACAACAGGCGATGGCTCAGTTCCTTACTGATACTAAAGCAGTTGACACATTCGTAAATGATTTCAAAGGAAAGATTAAACATAGTTTGGAAACCCTGCACGAAGGCATTCAGGCATTGAAACAAAAAGGATATGCAGTGGAAAGCATTCGTCCGATGGGAGCTTTGTACTTAACCATTCAGTTGGATTATGTTGGAAAAACCACCCCGAAAGGCGAGAAACTTAACGATACAACCGACTTGGTTTTCTATCTGATTAAGGAAGCTGGAATGGCATTAGTTCCGTTTTCTGCCTTCGGAAATAGCCGAACAATGCCTTGGTTTAGAGCTTCGGCGGGCGGATGTTCGTTGCAAGATATTAAGGACGTTCTCCCAAGATTAGAGAAAGCCTTAAGCGAATTGAAATAG
- a CDS encoding ABC transporter ATP-binding protein, whose product MIKTTNLQKIFRTEEIETWALTDVSIDIKEGEFVAIMGPSGCGKSTLLNILGLLDNPTSGEYYLNGTNVTEFTENQRTTLRKGVIGFVFQSFNLIEELSVYENIELPLLYMKIPAPERKKRVKEAMERMAISHREKHFPQQLSGGQQQRVAIARAVVANPKLILADEPTGNLDSKNGAEVMKLLSELNAEGTTIVMVTHSRHDAGYATRIINLFDGRVVPEVEL is encoded by the coding sequence ATGATAAAGACAACCAATTTACAGAAAATCTTCCGCACGGAAGAAATTGAAACGTGGGCATTAACAGACGTTAGTATTGATATTAAGGAAGGGGAATTTGTTGCTATTATGGGACCTTCAGGCTGTGGGAAATCCACTTTGTTGAATATTTTAGGTTTACTGGATAATCCTACCTCCGGAGAATATTACCTAAATGGAACTAATGTGACTGAGTTTACTGAAAATCAACGTACAACACTCCGAAAAGGTGTAATAGGATTTGTTTTCCAAAGTTTCAATCTTATTGAGGAATTAAGTGTATATGAAAACATTGAATTGCCTTTGCTTTATATGAAAATTCCCGCCCCCGAACGCAAAAAACGTGTAAAAGAAGCGATGGAACGTATGGCAATTTCGCATCGAGAGAAGCATTTTCCTCAGCAACTCTCTGGCGGACAGCAACAGCGTGTTGCCATTGCTCGTGCTGTTGTTGCCAACCCAAAATTAATTCTCGCGGATGAGCCAACGGGAAATCTTGACAGTAAAAATGGGGCAGAGGTTATGAAACTTCTTTCCGAACTTAATGCTGAAGGCACAACAATTGTAATGGTAACCCACAGCCGTCACGATGCTGGCTATGCAACTCGCATTATTAATCTTTTCGATGGAAGAGTAGTTCCTGAAGTAGAATTATAG
- a CDS encoding HU family DNA-binding protein: MAVKYNIVERKNLLDKEAKPKFYASAKADGEISFRALAKEIATGSSTVSDTDVLAVLNDLTKVLVKHLSEGRIVRLGDFGSFRITISSEGAETAEKFNPALIKSNKIQFTPGVDLKEMQRVIKYEKYKK, translated from the coding sequence ATGGCAGTAAAATACAACATCGTAGAAAGAAAAAACCTTTTAGACAAAGAAGCTAAACCTAAATTTTATGCAAGTGCAAAAGCAGATGGTGAAATATCTTTCCGTGCACTTGCTAAAGAAATTGCAACAGGCTCATCAACTGTGTCAGATACAGATGTATTGGCGGTGCTAAACGATTTAACCAAAGTATTAGTAAAACATCTTTCGGAAGGACGTATCGTTCGTTTGGGCGATTTCGGGAGTTTCAGAATTACCATCTCAAGCGAAGGAGCAGAAACGGCAGAAAAATTCAATCCCGCTCTAATCAAAAGCAATAAAATTCAGTTTACACCCGGAGTGGATTTAAAGGAAATGCAACGCGTTATCAAATACGAAAAATACAAAAAATAA
- a CDS encoding ABC transporter permease, whose protein sequence is MLPHYLKLAWRNIVRYKTQSIISITGMAIGFTAFILAGYWYYWENTFDTFHPDWERTYAITTSNYSEEIDNLNQLNKYAREEFEKFSEVEKVTLTNLFLHSPEKQNRVWVGMEVEESFFDMFHHEFIEGTYKGNPFDGKSVILTEQMAINLFGSTSCLGKKFEINNKISFDIAGVIKEYPQNTHFKFEYLCLTKIEYHHLGRLPTYIKVKPNTDINQLRNKIEGYTVKEKDDVYNKYSKYKYRLCKLPDVHLTTNSHLKSRFRNIKILFCGGLLAFISALMNLLVLFLSRQQVKLRYNGLYRVIGASTKGLILRGITELTVFMLISFIVSMTLIEIIFPFYQEYTTIHSEGEIFSNFKNFLSKGDLIQASVISFAISGILFLLLCIIPIYFLIQKHKKSTSFALRDFLVSGQIFIGSLFLITALAFYLQYSYTRNTDKGIVPDNIWQIDVGFFNSISSNYSGFLESIKQSSYIEEVTTTTNEIFSTSGIYYGSYQRILNLNKNGEVFKMNVLLVEPNFLPFFGLQMKSGEWLSESDHNKYVMNEIGAKEIGIKNNLSKEGTPFSDIPIEFKGIVKNFYYTSMQNPLKNVFIKVREKESEEEKSFGQSYIYIKVKPENKDKVLAFLKEQYGKFSNEEVPLEKRFLYLPEVMENLNASDIKMSWIFLTLAATSILISALGIYSLVSLSVEQRKKEIAIRKISGATFADILKLFLKRYLFISIISNLIALPIGYLFISKWLETYAYHFELSIWLFAIVLIIINVIIILSVSKQVNEAMKINESSVLKLD, encoded by the coding sequence ATGTTACCACATTATTTGAAATTAGCTTGGCGTAATATAGTAAGGTATAAAACGCAAAGTATTATTAGTATAACTGGTATGGCTATCGGTTTTACGGCATTTATTTTAGCAGGATATTGGTACTATTGGGAAAATACCTTCGATACATTTCATCCTGACTGGGAAAGAACCTATGCTATCACTACTTCCAATTATTCGGAGGAAATAGATAATCTGAATCAGTTAAATAAATATGCCCGAGAGGAATTTGAAAAATTTTCTGAAGTAGAAAAAGTTACATTAACCAATTTATTCTTACATTCTCCTGAAAAACAAAATCGTGTTTGGGTAGGAATGGAAGTTGAAGAATCCTTTTTTGATATGTTTCATCACGAATTTATAGAAGGAACATACAAAGGAAATCCGTTTGACGGAAAAAGTGTGATACTTACAGAACAAATGGCAATAAATCTCTTCGGAAGTACTTCCTGTTTGGGCAAAAAATTTGAAATTAATAATAAAATATCATTTGATATTGCTGGAGTAATTAAGGAATACCCTCAAAATACACATTTTAAGTTTGAATATTTATGTTTAACCAAAATTGAATATCATCATTTAGGTAGATTACCTACATATATCAAAGTTAAACCTAATACTGATATCAATCAATTACGAAACAAGATAGAAGGATATACTGTTAAGGAAAAAGATGATGTTTACAATAAATATTCTAAATACAAATATAGACTTTGTAAACTTCCTGACGTTCATCTGACAACCAATTCACATCTTAAAAGTCGTTTTCGCAACATCAAGATACTATTTTGTGGTGGATTATTAGCATTTATCAGTGCTTTGATGAATTTATTAGTTCTCTTTCTTTCCCGACAGCAAGTCAAGTTACGTTATAATGGTCTTTATCGTGTGATAGGGGCATCAACAAAAGGACTTATACTGAGAGGAATTACAGAATTGACAGTCTTTATGCTGATTAGCTTCATCGTATCAATGACCTTGATAGAAATAATCTTTCCTTTCTATCAAGAATATACAACGATTCATTCTGAAGGAGAGATTTTCAGTAATTTTAAAAATTTTCTCTCAAAAGGAGATTTGATTCAGGCATCTGTAATTAGTTTTGCCATATCGGGGATTCTTTTTTTACTTCTATGTATTATTCCCATCTATTTTCTGATTCAAAAACACAAAAAATCAACTTCATTTGCCTTGAGAGACTTTCTTGTTTCGGGTCAAATTTTTATAGGAAGCTTATTTCTGATAACCGCTTTGGCTTTCTATTTACAATACAGCTATACAAGAAATACGGATAAGGGAATTGTACCTGATAACATCTGGCAAATTGATGTAGGTTTCTTTAATTCTATTTCTTCAAACTATTCAGGTTTTCTGGAAAGTATAAAACAATCTTCTTACATTGAAGAAGTTACTACAACTACCAATGAAATTTTTTCTACATCTGGAATTTATTATGGAAGTTATCAAAGGATATTAAATTTAAATAAAAATGGAGAAGTTTTTAAAATGAATGTTCTTTTAGTAGAGCCAAACTTTTTGCCTTTTTTTGGTTTACAAATGAAATCGGGGGAATGGTTATCAGAATCTGACCATAATAAATATGTAATGAATGAAATAGGAGCAAAAGAAATAGGTATTAAAAATAATTTATCCAAAGAAGGTACTCCTTTTTCAGATATTCCGATTGAATTCAAGGGAATTGTAAAGAATTTTTACTATACTTCAATGCAAAATCCTTTAAAAAATGTATTTATTAAGGTAAGAGAAAAAGAATCTGAGGAAGAAAAATCATTTGGTCAGTCCTACATTTATATAAAAGTAAAACCAGAGAATAAGGATAAGGTTTTAGCTTTTTTAAAAGAGCAATATGGTAAATTTTCTAATGAAGAAGTACCTTTGGAGAAGCGATTTTTGTATCTGCCTGAGGTTATGGAAAACCTAAATGCCTCAGATATTAAGATGTCTTGGATATTTTTAACTCTGGCAGCCACATCCATATTAATTTCTGCCTTGGGAATATATTCATTAGTGTCATTATCTGTTGAACAACGCAAGAAAGAAATTGCAATACGCAAAATAAGTGGAGCAACTTTCGCTGATATTTTAAAATTATTCCTAAAAAGATATCTTTTTATATCTATAATATCTAATTTAATTGCACTACCTATTGGATATTTGTTCATATCAAAATGGTTAGAGACATATGCGTATCATTTTGAGCTTTCTATTTGGTTATTTGCGATAGTGTTGATTATAATTAATGTAATTATTATTTTATCGGTATCAAAACAAGTAAATGAAGCAATGAAAATAAATGAATCAAGTGTACTTAAATTAGATTAA
- a CDS encoding transketolase family protein, whose protein sequence is MMKYTDTGKKDTRSGFGAGLVELGRTNPNVVALCADLIGSLKMEKFIEENPERFFQIGIAEANMMGIAAGLTIGGKIPFTGTFAAFSTGRVYDQIRQSIAYSGKNVKICASHAGLTLGEDGATHQILEDIGLMKMLPGMVVINPCDYNQTKAATIAIADYQGPVYLRFGRPTVANFTPEDQKFEIGKGILLTEGKDVTIVATGHLVWEALLAADELEKQGISAEVINIHTIKPLDEEIILNSVKKTGCIVTCEEHNYYGGLGESVARVLTQRLPAPQEFVAVNDTFGESGTPADLMKKYGLDKNGVIKAVEKVLKRK, encoded by the coding sequence ATTATGAAATATACAGACACAGGAAAAAAGGATACTCGAAGCGGCTTCGGGGCAGGATTGGTTGAGCTTGGGCGTACCAATCCTAACGTAGTGGCACTTTGTGCTGACCTTATCGGGTCGCTCAAAATGGAGAAGTTTATTGAAGAAAACCCTGAGCGTTTCTTCCAAATTGGTATTGCCGAAGCCAATATGATGGGCATTGCGGCTGGACTTACCATCGGAGGAAAAATTCCGTTTACGGGTACATTTGCCGCGTTTTCAACGGGAAGGGTGTATGACCAAATCCGTCAATCGATTGCTTATTCGGGCAAAAATGTGAAAATTTGTGCCTCACACGCAGGGCTTACCTTAGGAGAAGATGGGGCAACGCACCAGATTTTGGAAGACATCGGACTGATGAAAATGCTTCCCGGAATGGTAGTTATCAATCCGTGTGATTATAATCAAACCAAAGCGGCTACTATTGCCATTGCTGATTATCAAGGTCCGGTTTACTTGCGTTTCGGTCGTCCGACGGTAGCAAACTTTACTCCGGAAGACCAAAAGTTCGAAATCGGGAAAGGAATTCTTCTCACCGAAGGAAAAGACGTAACTATTGTTGCCACAGGACATTTGGTTTGGGAAGCATTACTTGCCGCCGACGAGTTGGAAAAGCAAGGTATTTCCGCCGAAGTGATTAACATTCACACCATAAAACCTTTGGACGAGGAAATTATTTTGAATTCCGTAAAGAAAACAGGTTGTATCGTTACTTGCGAAGAGCACAATTACTACGGAGGATTGGGCGAAAGCGTAGCTCGTGTACTTACTCAAAGGTTGCCCGCTCCGCAAGAATTCGTTGCAGTGAATGACACATTTGGGGAATCGGGAACACCTGCCGACCTGATGAAAAAATACGGACTCGACAAAAACGGCGTAATCAAAGCTGTGGAGAAAGTATTGAAACGTAAGTAA